The Flavobacterium faecale genomic sequence AAAACAGGATGCGAATAGGATTCTAATGTTTTGCTGTAATCATTGATATGTGATAAGATTGACGCCGAAACAGGAAAAATCATTCCTTGCTCAGTATAGTGCATCTTTGCCAATATGTGGTGAATAATATAGCGGTGCAAACGACCATTTCCGTCGATAAAGGGATGCATAAAAACAAATCCAAAGGCAATTTTGGTAGCAACAAGAACAGGGTCTAGTTCCGAATGGATAAGAATTTCTTTGGTGGCAAATAATCCGCTTAATAGTTCTTCTAGATCTTCTTGTTTTGCCGAAATATGGTCTGGAATAGGTTCGCCCGTTTCGCGATCACGATCACCTACAAATCCTTGTTGTGTTCGAATACCCATTATTGTAAAACGCTTACTCTCTATCACCAATTGTTGCAATCGGGTTAGTTCCTCTATCGTTAAGGTATTTACCCCCGCTTGCCCTATAGCATTTCCCCAGCGTGCAGCCCGATTGTTTCTAGGCGTTTCTCCTTCTATGGTAAAAGAGGCTTTGGAATCTTTTAGTAATAAATAAGCCGATGCTCGTTGGAGCACGTCTTTGTGCATTCGTTCTAAGTAGGCATTTTTTTGTTTTCCAATGTTCGACTGGATGTAGTGTTCTAACTTTTCTGTTTTTCGAATGATAGGACAAAATAGAACCGAACCAGGCAAATTATTGATAATTCGGTGGCGTGGCGAACTGATGCCTGCAATGGCGTATTGTAATTTTTCGTCGATTAACGGAATCGCTTTTTTAATGGTCAAATCAGGAATGTCTAATTTTTCGCCCTGCAACCATTCGTACAGAAACCATATTTTGCGACTGTAAATTCCTGTTGGCTCTATTTTTAAGAGTGCTAAGAGCTCTTCTGTTGTTATTTTTTCGAATAATTTCTTGAAGAACAACAAATTAATCCCTTCGTATTTTAAGGCAAAAACTAGATGCTTATATAAAGTATCTTCAAAGGCATTTCGAGAGGAAAAGACCTTCCAGTTTTTGGTACTATAATTTCTTCTTTTAAAACTAATAAGTGCTAGTTGTTCTGGAAAAGGGACTGCCAGATCTACACCATTAAGAATTGCCCCATAACCCACAAGCAAACCTTCTTCGGGTGTTGTTTTACCTTGAAAAACGCTTATCTTATGTGAATACTGCTGGTGTAACATGAGGTACTTTTTAGATTATATAGGAAAAATAGGTATTTATATGGAAAAACAGGTATTTATTTGCGTTTATTTGTAAAAACAGGTATTTTAAATGTTAGTTTTAAAAGCCTAAACCCTGCAATTGCTGGATTAGGTTGTTTTCTAATTGTAACTCGGATTGATGTGCCATAGTTATCTCCTTTGAAATAATGATAATTCTAATTCTGCTAGACTGTGATTAGCAAATAATTCTTTTTTACTTATTAATTCACGTGCACTATTCATTACCTTCAAATAATGATTTTCATCTGTAAATTGTGTCCAAGCTTTTAATTCCAGTCCTTTAATCCCTAAAGCTTTCAGTTCTTTATTCAACAGTTCTTGAATGATTCGATCTACTGGAAAATGCGGTGGAGATTGGATATGTCCCAATGACCACATGTACTTTAGATAGAGATTTAGCATTTTTTGCGCTATGCCAAAATTGATTTTCTCATTATTAAACAGTTCCGAAAAATTAGAACTATAATCACTTACTCTTTTAATATTTTCAATATGCTCAGTATCACTGACCATTATTGTTTTATAACTATCTAAGATCGTGTCTTCTATAAAAGATCTAATACTTTTTTTGAAAACTCCTTTTTTTTGTTCTTCCTGATCCTTCGATCTATAAATATTTGATCTTTGAAAAGCGCCGCCAAAAGTTAAGATCCAAATTTCATTTTGAATAAAATCGTATTGTAGTTTCTGTAATACTGTCATAATACTTTTTTTAAACAAACATTTGTTGCAACAACCCTTTTTTCCAAATCGTGCTTTGGTCTATTTGTTCTTGGCAATGATTGATTTTTTCATCGATGGCAGATAGAAAATTTGCGATTTTCGTTTGTTCGGGTAATGAAGGGAAAGGAATTTCAAATAATTTATATTCTTCTGCATTAATTCCAGGTTGTCCAGA encodes the following:
- a CDS encoding Fic family protein, translating into MLHQQYSHKISVFQGKTTPEEGLLVGYGAILNGVDLAVPFPEQLALISFKRRNYSTKNWKVFSSRNAFEDTLYKHLVFALKYEGINLLFFKKLFEKITTEELLALLKIEPTGIYSRKIWFLYEWLQGEKLDIPDLTIKKAIPLIDEKLQYAIAGISSPRHRIINNLPGSVLFCPIIRKTEKLEHYIQSNIGKQKNAYLERMHKDVLQRASAYLLLKDSKASFTIEGETPRNNRAARWGNAIGQAGVNTLTIEELTRLQQLVIESKRFTIMGIRTQQGFVGDRDRETGEPIPDHISAKQEDLEELLSGLFATKEILIHSELDPVLVATKIAFGFVFMHPFIDGNGRLHRYIIHHILAKMHYTEQGMIFPVSASILSHINDYSKTLESYSHPVLEQIDWKTSPDKNVAIHSNTIDYYRYFDATDQAEFLYDCVHDTVVNIIPAEVDYLRKYDAFKRFIDDRYEMPDDVVGLLVRFLEQGEGKLSNRALSKEFSALEEAEVKDIERTYYEIFIEE